Proteins found in one Verrucomicrobiota bacterium genomic segment:
- a CDS encoding histidinol-phosphatase HisJ family protein: MAVPPDYHMHTPLCHHAVGEPTEYAASAKRAGLEEIGISDHSPMMRDDFDDWRMSRDDLDPYVEKVRRAQRDHPDFRIRLGLEVDYLPGHEDWIREIAARHPWDYLIGSVHYVSDSWDLDNPKKLSEWKKRPPFEVWSAYINRLTQAAASGLFDFIGHADLCKKFCYYPEQDCTPLFRHFLETAKRAGVAIEINTAGLRKDCKEMYPSPAILAMAAEIGVGLVFGSDAHAPGEVGMDWAAAVELARRSGFTHALRFQGRRSEPYAL; the protein is encoded by the coding sequence ATGGCTGTGCCTCCCGATTATCACATGCACACCCCGCTTTGCCATCACGCGGTGGGCGAGCCCACCGAGTACGCCGCGAGCGCCAAACGGGCCGGCCTGGAGGAAATCGGAATCTCCGACCACAGCCCCATGATGCGGGATGATTTCGACGATTGGCGCATGAGCCGGGACGATCTCGACCCCTACGTCGAAAAAGTCCGCCGCGCTCAGCGCGATCATCCCGATTTCCGGATCCGCCTCGGCCTCGAAGTCGATTATCTGCCGGGTCACGAGGATTGGATTCGCGAAATCGCCGCCCGTCATCCGTGGGATTACCTGATCGGTTCGGTCCATTACGTTTCCGATTCTTGGGACCTGGACAACCCGAAAAAGCTCTCGGAATGGAAGAAGCGCCCGCCGTTCGAGGTTTGGAGCGCCTACATCAACCGGCTGACGCAGGCCGCCGCGTCCGGCCTGTTCGACTTCATCGGCCACGCCGATTTGTGCAAAAAGTTTTGTTATTACCCGGAGCAGGATTGCACCCCGCTCTTCCGGCATTTCCTGGAAACCGCCAAGCGAGCCGGCGTGGCCATCGAAATCAACACCGCCGGCCTGCGGAAGGATTGCAAAGAGATGTACCCCAGCCCCGCCATCCTGGCCATGGCCGCCGAAATCGGGGTCGGATTGGTTTTTGGATCGGACGCCCACGCGCCCGGGGAAGTGGGCATGGATTGGGCCGCCGCGGTGGAGTTGGCCAGACGGTCGGGCTTCACCCACGCGCTTCGATTTCAGGGACGACGGTCCGAACCCTACGCCCTGTAG